Proteins from one Candidatus Effluviviaceae Genus V sp. genomic window:
- a CDS encoding serpin family protein, translating to EDFGAGFNTVDFVRDTEKARTRINGWVEDETNDRIENLIPRGALDSSTVLVLVNAIYFKGDWKQKFDEEATREAPFMSPGEATTVDMMHRVDDYGYLADDAAQVLELPYQGGDLAMTVILPTDESDGALAALESSLTPELLADWFAGLSERKVDVSLPRFTIHWGTEELGDDLRALGIVEAFKPGTADFSGIAGNRELFISKVLHKAFVDVNEEGSEAAAATAVGIARTSIPEPPPVFRADRPFLFLIRDRGTGAILFMGRLASP from the coding sequence CGAAGACTTCGGCGCCGGCTTCAACACCGTCGACTTCGTGCGCGACACGGAGAAGGCCCGCACACGCATCAACGGCTGGGTCGAGGACGAGACGAACGACCGCATCGAGAACCTGATACCACGCGGCGCGCTCGACTCGTCCACGGTGCTGGTCCTCGTCAACGCCATCTACTTCAAAGGTGACTGGAAGCAGAAGTTCGACGAGGAGGCGACGCGCGAGGCGCCGTTCATGTCACCGGGCGAGGCGACGACGGTCGACATGATGCACCGCGTGGACGACTACGGCTATCTCGCGGATGACGCGGCGCAGGTCCTCGAGCTCCCCTACCAGGGCGGTGACCTCGCCATGACCGTGATCCTCCCGACCGACGAATCGGACGGGGCGCTCGCCGCACTCGAGTCATCGCTGACACCGGAGCTCCTCGCGGACTGGTTCGCGGGCCTCAGCGAGAGGAAGGTCGACGTCTCACTCCCCCGCTTCACCATCCACTGGGGCACCGAGGAACTGGGCGACGACCTCAGGGCTCTCGGCATCGTCGAGGCCTTCAAGCCGGGCACCGCTGACTTCTCGGGGATCGCTGGGAACCGCGAGCTCTTCATCAGCAAGGTCCTCCACAAGGCGTTCGTCGACGTCAACGAGGAGGGCTCCGAGGCGGCCGCCGCCACAGCCGTCGGAATCGCAAGAACATCCATCCCGGAGCCGCCGCCCGTCTTCAGGGCCGACCGCCCGTTCCTCTTCCTCATCAGGGACCGCGGAACGGGGGCGATCCTCTTCATGGGTCGTCTGGCGTCCCCGTGA